The Cottoperca gobio unplaced genomic scaffold, fCotGob3.1 fCotGob3_308arrow_ctg1, whole genome shotgun sequence genome contains the following window.
CAGAAAGTAAGCCGCAGCGTCTGAACTCACTcagcacattttgtttttactaaacacttaattaactttaatttaacttaattattCAGCTGAACCTCACCGGCACGGAGTCCCAGGACTTTATGAAGGACTGATGACCTCAGGCAGCGAAATGTTCAATACGTTTTCAGATTTATCTGCTCTGCAGATGTTTTCAGGTGTTAATGGAGTTTCCACACCCGAGTGTTTCACATGAAGCCCGGAGCGAATCGTTGACAGTCGGTCGGTTTAGGAACCAAACAACCGAACTGAAAACGATCCGACCCAAATATGAACCAAGAAACAGAGCGACGCTTATAGAGGACGTCATTTCATTCACTAGGTTGAACTCAAATTTacaattcttttcattttccatttcagTAAATTCAACCTTACACATGATTTAAGTGATTGTTTACAAGTTAACGGATTCAAATCCAGAATCTGTGACGATACCTCGTTGCTCAGCTGCTCTTTGCAGTTGCTGTTACTTCTGAGAGCAGGAAGATATTCTGGTCCAATAAAAGATCATCTTTAAATAAAGCTCGACATGGTGTGTGCAATGTCCTGAATTCATCTTTCAAACGTCTTACAGATGCTAAAGTAATTGGTCAAATCTATTTTATAAATCACTTCCCGACTGATGTTTTAGAGCGGCTTACCGTCTGCTCGCTAGAGACGACACGGAAAGTGCAAGTTCAATAAAAGCTTAGCTGTGAAAGCGAGATTCCGCAGCTCGGCTGAAGTACCCGGCGACGTCTACGAGCACGGTGCATTATTTgcatattgatattgatattgagttttTGCTCATGGCTCCGAGTCTGGCGGTGTGAAAAGCATCCTAACGATGGCGCCTTGTTGCGGACAGACTGCATCAGATTTGGGGACGTACTCTTCCAGCTTCCTTATAGAAAAGATTGTCGTGGCTTCTTGTGGAAGGAAACGAGCGCTGACCTCAGTGTGCGTTATGGTTGTTCAGGTTGGAAGGGGAAACCTGTCGCGAGCGCTCTCTGGCGTCGTGTGCGGCGCTCTTCATCCTGTTCCCCTGCGCGGCGCTGGCTGTTTActacctgctgctgcagacctTCGTCCTGCGGCTGGAGTTCATCCTCTGCGCTGTCCTGCTCGGCTTCTACGCCCTCGAGTTCCTGCTCGGACTCCTCTCCTTATCCTCGTTCTCCAGGTGACCAAGTCCTGACCATCTcacgttgggggggggggggattatcAGAAAATCTTTGATTATGCTTCTGGAAATATTCATAGAGTTCATACTTTGTCCCTTTTTCCTTTGGTCCTTGCAGGTCCAAAGTTTACTGAAGACAGAAGTTTCACTTCACCTGAAACAAGAGAGATGTTAAATAACTTCAGATGCCAcgctgtaaataaaacattgtgtatTTTCCTATTAAATGTAAATCTGTTACAATATTTTCTTCTATAAATGTACCAACTCTGAGAtcaagagatttattttttacaatgaaGTTATGTAAATAAAATTCTTCTTCAATGATCGCATCAGAAATGTGATGTAAACATGCAGAGAGGATTTAGAgagtagaaaataaatgtaattaaacaagtgttgtttgtaataaatgttacttaaaatgttttctgtattatttACAAATGAACCCTGGATATTTATAATTGAAGCTTTTATTTCTACACTTATTATAACGGCAGCTTAGTTCACTTATCTCTGTCCAGGTcgtattcatttaaataattatatcaGAGAAGTTAATGTTCTGTAAAGCACTGAAAGAATgtcatataataatacattatttaatgtttaccGTTACATGTTCATAATTGGacttaaaaagtattaaatgtaACTCTGTGCACCCGAAAGTAGAAGTCAGTGAAACCTGATTATTATCGACGTACACGAGTCAAAAGGAAGGAACGCAGATCTTAGCAGGACCTGGTGTTCCACATGATGGTGAACACCACGTACAGCGAGCGCACGACGGGCCACCAGAAGATCCACATGTTGATGCTGTGGCTGAGCTGACGGAAGTCTTTCTCCCTCAACTgtgaatcaaacacacacactctttgaaCATCGTATGTAGTATGTCTCGTGGACATACTGTCATACTGCCGCAGCCCTTtgattacaaagtgctttacataaactaaatattaaacGATTACAAATGGCAATTACAcagatgaatataatataattattcactcacacacacacacacacacacacacacacaacacacacacacacacacacacacacacaccctgtggtAGTCCTGTACTCTCTGGATCTGCAGGACCTGCTCCGTCAGCTGTCGGACTCTCAGCTTGCAGCTCCGTCAGTCTTTCTTGGCAGCGACCTCGGCGTAGTTGTTTGTGCGTTCGGCCACTCTGATGTCCAGGTGAAACCGCCTGCAGGAGGAACATTTACCTTTGAGCTGCAGAGCTTTGCAACgggacatttatttaataactgcgttaaagacaaaaacaaaagcaataaatGTTTCTTCTCCACCAACAAGCCTCAGCAGGCAGGGGGCGCTGTGAGGAGTTGGACTTGCAGGCAGATTTGGAATCCACCCGGTTTCTGTGATGTGAAGTTGAAGCTTCCCTCTGAGCCGTGAGACCGAGACAAAACCAgctggaagacagagagagagacgctgagaggacggcaggtggacagagacgtggtgagaggacggcaggtggacagagacgtTTGAGAGGGACGCTGATAGAGACGGCAGGTTGGACAGAGAcgttgagaggacggcaggtggacagagacgttgagaggacggcaggtggacaggacgttgagaggacggcaggtggcagagagacgctgagaggacggcaggtggacagagagacgctgagaggacggcaggttgGACCGAGAGACcgctgagaggacggcaggtggacagagacgtttgagaggacggcaggtggacagagagacgctgagaggacggcagaggtggacagagagacgttgagaggacggcaggtggacagagagacgctgagagacggcaggtggacagaggaGACGCTGAGAGgaacggcaggtggacagagagacgctgagaggacggcaggtggacagagagacgctgagaggacggcaggtggacagagagaccgttgagaggacggcaggtggacataGAGACGCTGAGAGGACGGCCGGTGGACAAGAGacgctgagaggacggcaggtggacagagcgACGCtgtgagaggacggcaggtggaccaGAGAcgttgagaggacggcaggtggacagagacgttgagaggacggcaggtggacagagacgctgagaggacggcaggtggacagagacgttgagaggacggcaggtggacagagagacgctgagaggacggcaggtggacagagacgtTGAGAGGGacgctgagaggacggcaggtggacagagacgttgagaggacggcaggtggacagagacgtTGAGAGGACGGAGGTGGACAGAGAcgttgagaggacggcaggtggacagagaggacgctgagaggacggcaggtggacagagaggacgctgagaggacggcaggtggacagagacgttgagaggacggcaggtggacagagagacgctgaggaggacggcaggtggacagagacgctgagaggacggcaggtggacagagacgttgagaggacggcaggtggacagagagacgctgagaggacggcaggtggacagagagacgctgagaggacggcaggtggacaagagagacgctgagaggacggcaggtggacagagaccgttgagaggacggcaggtggacagagagacgttgagaggacggcaggtggaccagagagacactgagaggacggcaggtggacagagagacgctggagaggacggcaggtggacagagagacgctgagaggacggcaggtgggacagagagacgctgagaagaacggcaggtggacagagagaacGTTGatgaggacggcaggtggacagagagacgctgagaggacggcaggtggacagagagacgctgagaggacggcaggtggacagagacgtTGAGAGGagcggcaggtggacagagacgttgagaggacggcaggtggacagagacgctgagaggacggcaggtggacagagacgttgagaggacggcaggtggacagagagagctgagaggacggcaggtggacagagacgcTGAGTAGGACGGCAGGGGGACAGAGCGCTGAGAGGAcgcaggtggacagagacgttgagaggacggcaggtggacagagagacgctgagaggacggcaggtggacagagacgttgagaggacggcaggtgggaCAGAGAacgctgagaggacggcaggtggaacGAGAcgttgagaggacggcaggtgggacagagagacgctgaggaaggacggcaggtggacagcagagacgctgagaggacggcaggtggacagagagacgctgagaggacggcaggtggacagagacgctgagaggaacggcaggtggacagagacgtTGAGAGGGACGTTGAGAGGagggcaggtggacagagaacGTTGAGAGGGACGGCAGGGTGGACAGAGacgctgagaggacggcaggtggacagagacgctgatgaggacggcaggtggacagagagacgcgAGAGGACGGCAGTGGAAGCGAGACGCTGAGAGGACGGcggtggacagagagacgctgCAGAGgtacggcaggtggacagagacgctgagaggacggcaggtgacAGAGACGCTAGGGAAGGCAGGTGGAAAGAGACGTTGAGAGGaaggcaggtggacagagacgtTGAGAGATGGCAGTGGACAGAGacgctgagaggacggcaggtggacagagacgctgagcaggacggcaggtggacagagacgctgagagggacggcaggtggacagagagacgctgagaggacggcaggtggacagagagacttGAGAGgacagcaggtggacagagacgttgagaggacggcaggtggacaggaGACGCtggagaggacggcaggtggacagagagacgctgagaggacggcagggtggacagagagacgctgagagaggaacggcaggtggacagagagacgtGAGGTGGACGGCAGGTGACAGAGAGACGCTgaacggcaggtggacagagaagACGTCTGAGAAGACGGCAGGAGGTGACAGAGAGACGCTTGAGAGGACGgaaggtggacagagagacgctgagaggacggcaggtgggacagagagacgctgagtggaggacggcaggtggaccaGAGAGACGTTGAGAGGACGgccaggtggacagagagacgatGAGtggaggacggcaggtggacagaggttgagaggacggcaggtggacagagacgcttgagaggacggcaggtgacAGAGACGcttgagaggacggcaggtggacagagacgtAGATCCcggaggacggcaggtggacaggaGACGATTGAGAGGACAGGCAGGTGGACAGATACGTGaggaggacggcaggtggacagagaccgctgagaggacggcaggtggacaggaGAGACGcttgagaggacggcaggtggacagagagacgctTGAGAGGACGGGCAGGTGGACAAAGAcgtgagaggacggcaggtggacagagagcgctgagaggacggcaggtggacagagagacgctgagaggacggcaggtggacagagagacggctgagaggacggcaggtggacagagagacgctgagaggacggcaggtggacagagactCTGAGAGGACGGCCTGCCGCGTGACAGGGAcgttgagaggacggcaggGGGACAGAGAcgttgagaggacggcaggtggacagagacgcTGAGAGGACGTGCAGTGGACAGAGAGACGTTGAGGAGGACGGCAGTGGACCAGAAGACGctagaggacggcaggtggacagagacgtTGAGAGGACGCAGGTGACAGAGAcgttgagaggacggcaggtggacagagacgtgggaggacggcaggtggacagaggacgctgagaggacggcaggtggacagagacgttgagaggacggcaggtgggaCAGAGAcgttgagaggacggcaggtgggacagagacgctgagaggacggcaggtggacagagacgttgagaggacggcaggtggacagagagacgctgagaggacggcaggttggacagagagacgctgagaggacggcaggtggacagagagacgctgatgaggacggcaggtggacagagacgctgagaggacggcaggtggacagagacgtTGAGGTGAGAGGGACGTTGAGAGGagggcaggtggacagagacgttgagaggacggcaggtggacagagacgctgagaggacggcaggtggacagagagacgctgagaggacggcaggtggacagagagacgctcagaggacggcaggtggacagagacgctgagaggacggcaggtggacagagacgtTGAGAGGatggcaggtggacagagacgttgagaggacggcaggtggacagagacgctgagaggacggcaggtggacagagacgctgagaggacggcaggtggacagaacGCTGAGAGGACggaggtggacagagagacgctgagaggacggcaggtggacagagacgtTGAGGgacagcaggtggacagagagacgttgagaggacggcaggtggacagagagacgttgagaggacggcagggtggacagagagacgtTGAGAGGACGGCAGTGGACAGAGAGACcgctgagaggacggcaggtggacagagagacgtTGAGAGgacagcaggtggacagagagacgttgagaggacggcaggtggacagagagacgctgagaggacggcaggtggacagagagacgctgagaggacggcaggtggacagagagacgctgagaggacggcaggtggacagagacaCCTGGTTCCTCATCTGAAGTCTAAAGTAACGGATATCTTTATTTCACACAAAGCCTGAACATACTGTTTACGTGTCCAAACCAGGGTTATTAACTGAAACTAAAataagcagtgaaaatattatTAAGATATAACTAAATAAAGCAATATCCTTTGAGGAACATTATATTGTctggtaaaaaagaaatgtatcagACTTCACGCTCCAGGAGATGAATCCCTGTTTGTCACATGCAGTCGAGTCTTGTAGAATTAAATAACATGATTTAAACATTGTAAATGTTAAGCTCTTAGCTCTTAGGTCGGATGATCACAGCCAACATCTGTGGGAAACTCGGACGCTGTTTATTTGAATAACTTGTAAGTGTTCAGGTGTAAAAACACTCCAGTTTAGTGTGGAGGAGGagacaacatgttttatttaaccgGCTACCATCCAGGACAACCTCATCATCAGGATCTTTGACCTCAACATATAAAGCGGACCGTCCTGAGAGGCCGGCAGGTACTCGTCTCTCCGTTTCATCGTACAGCTCAGTCCGGTAGTTACCTGCAGAGAAACCAGGTCCACCAGGGCTGCAAGTCTGGGAATATCTGGATTTAATATATGGATTTTGATCCTGAAATAATTTCCCAAGTTATAAAACTGAAATTGTGCAAAGTCTCCAAAAACCATGAGCTTAACTTCCCTcggtaaatattaaaatattagtGAACATTAGTTAGAATTAACCAACATATTCAATCCATCACAAACACTGATCAAAATaggtgtctttaaatgtcttgttctgtcaaAGATTATCActttaatgatataaaaactTATAAAAGTTACcaacaattaatcatttatcCAAATATTTTGAATTTAACTTTTCTGctgatcgactaatcgttgcagcaattattataattattaatgcatttatgttttcatcactttaaatgtgGCCACTGAAGTTATTTTACTTTAGATTCACATATTATAATACATCATTAGTTGAGTTATATGTTGTATGAATCATGTAAATctgcaaagaaatataaatatacacaaatgtaCCCTGAATGGATTATGCTTGTGAAACGCaatgtttatttacttttagGCCTCATATtgatttaaatagaaataactAAATGTTACTCTCAGAATACTTTATTGGTCAATGAGTTGCTTTAGTTTCAGTTTCCccctttaaatcaaataaaatcaaaagtatttattatttgtatcagTGTGCGTTACAGACTTTTACTTTGACATAATCTTATTAAgttcattattttacattatgttGGCTTTGGGTGTCCTTATGAGTGTGTCCCTTGTTGTTAGTACGTGGATTGTTTTGTATCATTTAAGTGTTTAATTTGTtgttataataatcatttaagtGTTTAATTGCATGTCTTGCATGTTGTGTGACTGAAGAACCCCTGTTCTGTGTCCCCTGCCAAAGAGACTTATGACAGGTTACATCATGTAAATTAAACATTATAAACTTTGTGTTAAAGCTTTAAATCACTATGGTTATAATTAATTGGACCGTAACTCTCATTTGAAAACGGAAAATAACTTTAAACTGTTGTACTTTTAGCTTTATGAGGAACTTCCTCATAACAAGTTGTTCagctgttagcatgttagctaaaagtaaacTTAGCTAGTGAACGTTAGTAGGGGCCGGGTTCCCGGTATAAACTCCCGGTTTCCCGGTATAAACTCACACATGAGCCCCGTGTCGTCCGGCATCTCCTCTATGAAGCAGTTCTTCCCGGTGGTCTCCGATGTGAAAGAACAAAGAAGAGACGAAACCGAAGAAACCGTTCAGAAGTAAAACTGTCAACATCTCGACGGGCCGCCATGTTTGAACTGCTATTGAGCActttaaaaaactttatttaaaactgtCAACATCTCGACGGCCGCCATGTTTGAACTGCTATTGAGCActttaaaaaactttatttaaaactgtCACATCTCGATGGCCGCCATGTTGAACTGCTATTGAGCActttaaaaaactttatttaaaactgtCAACATCTCGATGGCCGCCATGTTTGAACTGCTATTGAGCActttaaaaaactttatttaaaactgtCAACATCTCGATGGCCGCCATGTTTGAACTGCTATTGAGCactttaaaaactttattt
Protein-coding sequences here:
- the tmem216 gene encoding LOW QUALITY PROTEIN: transmembrane protein 216 (The sequence of the model RefSeq protein was modified relative to this genomic sequence to represent the inferred CDS: inserted 1 base in 1 codon); its protein translation is MAPGSQPILSSTPLQVLFYLNIWYFAAFYLAEILMFIYKGMLLPYPSDNLVLDVVLLLLFLGLETLRIFYGWKGKXCRERSLASCAALFILFPCAALAVYYLLLQTFVLRLEFILCAVLLGFYALEFLLGLLSLSSFSRSKVY